A single region of the Pseudomonas solani genome encodes:
- a CDS encoding response regulator: MSEGPMAGQVKILVVDDDAEIRELLQDYLGGHGYQVEPACDSTGMRAALAAGLPDLVLLDVGLPGEDGLSLARYLREHHDLPVIMVSGAGSPVDRTIGLEVGADDYVAKPFDPRELLARVKTVLRRYQRVPASAAPTIPVDAGNSLQLGACRLDLDRHQLFDGNGAEIPLTAMEFDLLQAFAQRPNRPLSRDQLLNLTQNRDWNPFDRSIDIRIARLRRKLETDPDKPQVIRTLRGVGYMFVPG, translated from the coding sequence ATGAGCGAGGGACCCATGGCCGGGCAGGTCAAGATTCTGGTGGTGGACGACGACGCCGAGATACGTGAGTTGCTGCAGGACTACCTGGGCGGCCACGGCTACCAGGTGGAGCCGGCCTGCGACAGCACCGGCATGCGCGCGGCCCTGGCCGCCGGCCTGCCGGACCTGGTGCTGCTGGATGTCGGCCTGCCCGGCGAGGACGGCCTCAGCCTGGCCCGCTACCTGCGCGAGCACCACGACCTGCCGGTGATCATGGTCTCCGGTGCCGGCAGCCCGGTGGACCGCACCATCGGCCTGGAAGTGGGCGCCGATGATTACGTGGCCAAGCCCTTCGACCCGCGCGAGCTGCTGGCACGGGTCAAGACCGTGCTGCGCCGCTACCAGCGGGTGCCGGCCTCCGCCGCTCCCACGATCCCTGTCGACGCCGGCAACAGCCTGCAACTGGGCGCCTGCCGGCTGGACCTGGACCGCCACCAGCTGTTCGACGGCAACGGTGCGGAAATTCCTCTTACGGCCATGGAGTTCGACCTGCTCCAGGCCTTCGCCCAGCGCCCCAACCGGCCGTTGTCCCGCGACCAGTTGCTCAACCTCACCCAGAACCGCGACTGGAACCCCTTCGACCGCTCCATCGACATCCGCATCGCCCGCCTGCGCCGCAAGCTGGAAACCGACCCCGACAAACCCCAGGTGATCCGCACCCTGCGCGGAGTGGGCTACATGTTCGTGCCGGGCTGA
- a CDS encoding hybrid sensor histidine kinase/response regulator — MSQTAPRPLFDGAAEHQLRQIVDNSSAVIYVKDLEGRLRLVNRAFEQLFRVRAEEVIGHTDHEYFPRELADVLRANDLKVAELGQEQEFEERLPFNGVVRTYLSSKFPLFDSEGRVTAVCGISTDISSRKSVEEVLRYVALGISAATGNEVFEAIARYMVRSLHADFAYVSRISDEGPHKLTTLAMYYAGELRANSTYDLEGTACSDVLGKAFHFVGSNLLECYPGDAVFRASGVDSFAGYPLFASDGRPLGLIAAGRLGPMKERERAESVLRIFSVRAAAEMERLEAEASYRAIFAGSEDAILVLDIDSGALVDANPRACSTVGYSYEEMLGLDMDAFSAGYEPYTARHAAGFLARAAAGEPQRFEWHRRNRDGSLHWDDVSLKRVTLSGVDRILVFCREITQRKEAEQALRTSEQQHRAIADTALDCFIGMDRAGRILAFNPAAERCFGIARDDALGQWLLKLIIPERFHEVYERAFESYAQTGTGDFLGKRMEVVAQRASGEEFPAELALTQVRGDEGPRYICYLRDITERRQAEEEKARLEQQLRQAQRMEAIGHLTGGIAHDFNNLLTSMLGYTVMAQEHAESLHDERLGKYLTRVQRSAEKARDLIQQMLTFSRGSRGTPQVVALDLLLGNFIRLVDSTLPATVELETRLAHDLPAVLVDPVQLEQVLMNLCINARDAMGGAGRLQVGLGQVQVQAGVCASCQQRIDGQFVTLTVSDSGPGIDGALRAQIFEPFFSTKASGQGSGMGLSMVHGIVHEYGGHIQLDSPAGQGATFRILIPAHHQAPEAAFNVIACHEALPPRSALRGRVAVVDDDPVVGEFMGELLANWGVAAQLFGDPEEASRQLCADAYAWDFVILDQSMPRLTGLQLARRLLAARADLPIVLYTGFSDSLVEAEVQAQGVKALLTKPLDQARLHRLLRNWLPAAGHGYQTETN; from the coding sequence ATGAGCCAGACGGCACCCCGCCCGCTGTTCGATGGCGCCGCCGAGCACCAGCTGCGCCAGATCGTCGACAACAGCAGCGCGGTCATCTACGTGAAGGACCTGGAAGGCCGCCTGCGCCTGGTCAACCGTGCCTTCGAGCAGCTGTTCCGGGTGCGTGCGGAGGAGGTGATCGGCCACACCGACCACGAGTATTTCCCCAGGGAACTGGCCGATGTGCTGCGCGCCAACGACCTCAAGGTGGCGGAGCTGGGCCAGGAGCAGGAGTTCGAGGAGCGCCTGCCGTTCAACGGCGTGGTGCGCACCTACCTGTCCAGCAAGTTCCCGCTGTTCGACAGCGAGGGCCGGGTCACCGCCGTGTGCGGCATCTCCACCGACATCAGCTCGCGCAAGAGCGTGGAAGAGGTGCTGCGCTACGTCGCCCTGGGCATCTCGGCGGCCACCGGCAACGAGGTGTTCGAGGCCATCGCCCGCTACATGGTGCGCTCGCTGCACGCCGACTTCGCTTACGTCAGCCGCATCAGCGACGAGGGCCCGCACAAGCTCACCACCCTGGCCATGTACTACGCCGGCGAGCTGCGTGCCAACTCCACCTATGACCTGGAAGGCACGGCCTGCAGCGACGTGCTGGGCAAGGCCTTCCACTTCGTCGGCAGCAACCTGCTGGAGTGCTACCCGGGGGATGCGGTGTTTCGCGCCTCGGGCGTGGACAGCTTTGCCGGCTACCCGCTGTTCGCCAGTGACGGCCGCCCGCTGGGGCTGATCGCCGCCGGACGCCTGGGGCCGATGAAGGAGCGCGAGCGGGCCGAGTCGGTGTTGCGCATCTTCTCGGTGCGGGCGGCGGCGGAGATGGAGCGGCTGGAGGCGGAGGCCAGCTACCGGGCGATCTTCGCCGGCTCCGAGGACGCCATCCTGGTGCTGGATATCGACAGCGGCGCCCTGGTGGACGCCAACCCCCGCGCCTGTTCCACCGTCGGCTACAGCTACGAGGAAATGCTCGGGCTGGACATGGACGCCTTCAGCGCCGGCTACGAGCCCTACACGGCCAGGCATGCCGCCGGCTTCCTGGCCCGCGCGGCGGCCGGCGAGCCGCAGCGCTTCGAGTGGCACCGGCGCAACCGCGACGGCAGCCTGCATTGGGACGACGTCTCGCTCAAGCGCGTGACCCTGTCCGGCGTCGACCGCATCCTGGTGTTCTGCCGCGAGATCACCCAGCGCAAGGAGGCCGAGCAGGCCCTCCGCACCAGCGAGCAGCAACACCGTGCCATCGCCGACACGGCGCTGGACTGCTTCATCGGCATGGACCGCGCCGGGCGCATCCTTGCCTTCAACCCGGCGGCCGAGCGCTGCTTCGGTATCGCTCGTGACGACGCCCTGGGTCAGTGGCTGCTGAAGCTGATCATCCCCGAGCGTTTCCACGAGGTGTACGAGCGCGCCTTTGAGAGCTACGCCCAGACCGGCACCGGTGACTTCCTCGGCAAGCGTATGGAGGTGGTCGCCCAGCGTGCCTCGGGCGAGGAGTTCCCCGCCGAGCTGGCGCTGACCCAGGTACGCGGCGACGAGGGCCCGCGCTACATCTGCTACCTGCGCGACATCACCGAGCGGCGCCAGGCCGAAGAGGAAAAGGCGCGCCTGGAGCAACAGCTCCGCCAGGCCCAGCGCATGGAGGCCATCGGGCACCTTACCGGCGGCATCGCCCACGACTTCAACAACCTGCTGACCAGCATGCTGGGCTACACGGTGATGGCCCAGGAGCACGCCGAATCCCTCCATGACGAGCGCCTGGGCAAGTACCTCACGCGGGTGCAGCGCTCGGCGGAGAAGGCCCGCGACCTGATCCAGCAGATGCTCACCTTCAGCCGTGGCAGCCGGGGCACGCCCCAGGTGGTGGCGCTGGACCTGCTGCTGGGCAACTTCATCCGCCTGGTGGATTCCACCCTGCCGGCCACGGTGGAACTGGAGACGCGCCTGGCCCACGACCTGCCGGCGGTGCTGGTGGACCCAGTGCAGCTGGAGCAGGTGCTGATGAACCTGTGCATCAACGCCCGCGACGCCATGGGTGGGGCTGGGCGCCTGCAGGTGGGGCTGGGCCAGGTGCAGGTGCAGGCGGGCGTGTGCGCCTCGTGCCAGCAGCGCATCGACGGGCAGTTCGTCACCCTCACCGTCAGCGACAGCGGGCCGGGCATCGACGGGGCGTTGCGGGCACAGATCTTCGAGCCGTTCTTCTCCACCAAGGCCAGTGGCCAGGGCAGCGGCATGGGCCTGTCGATGGTGCACGGCATCGTCCACGAGTACGGCGGGCACATCCAGCTGGACAGCCCGGCGGGGCAGGGCGCCACCTTCCGCATCCTCATCCCGGCCCATCACCAGGCGCCGGAGGCCGCGTTCAACGTCATCGCCTGCCATGAGGCGCTGCCGCCGCGTTCGGCCCTGCGCGGGCGGGTGGCGGTGGTGGACGACGACCCCGTGGTTGGTGAGTTCATGGGCGAGCTGCTGGCCAACTGGGGCGTGGCCGCGCAACTGTTCGGCGACCCGGAAGAGGCCAGCCGGCAGCTCTGCGCCGATGCCTATGCCTGGGACTTCGTCATCCTCGACCAGAGCATGCCGCGCCTCACCGGGCTGCAGCTGGCGCGACGCCTGCTGGCAGCGCGGGCGGACCTGCCCATCGTGCTCTACACCGGCTTCAGCGACAGCCTGGTGGAGGCCGAGGTGCAGGCCCAGGGCGTCAAGGCACTGCTGACCAAGCCGCTGGACCAGGCGCGCCTGCATCGCCTGTTGCGCAACTGGCTGCCGGCGGCGGGCCACGGATACCAGACTGAAACAAACTGA